GTGAAGAGCGATAACAAGAAGCCGAGTGCTGCGATGAAGAGGAACAGGTTCAGGACCTTTCCTTCTCCGAGACTACGTGACAGCTTATCGACGATGAAGATTTGAGCGATGACGCTGATGATACCAGTCGACGTTACCATGATCGCGATATCTTTCGGAGAAGCCCCGAATTGATCATCAACGAACAGACCGAGTACTGATTCGTACGCCATCAGACCAAAACTCATGACGAGTGTAATGACGAGCGGTACGAAGTACGGCTTTTTAAACGAAGTACCGAGTTTCTTGAGCATCGATCCTTCATCTGGTGCCATTGCCGTCGCATCATGTTTTTCGCTTTCTTGAAGTAACAAGACGCTGAATAAGACTGCGAGACCAGAGACGATCGCTGAGACGAGTAGCGGTAATTTCAAGTCGTATTCGGCAAGGAATCCACCGATACCAGGACCGATGACGATCCCGAGAGACATCGCGGCGGAGACGTAACTGTTTCCTTTTGCGCGTTGATCCATCGTCGTGATATCCGCGACGTAAGCAAAGATGGCTGGAATTAGAAGTGCAGCACCAGCACCACCGATTGCGCGCGAGATGTACAGCACTGTGACGGAGTTCGAGAAATAGAAGACGAACATCGACAGAGTTAAGCCGGCTAATCCGTAAA
This window of the Exiguobacterium acetylicum genome carries:
- a CDS encoding MFS transporter, whose protein sequence is MHADQRKKLTVLMINMFIAVGSFGIIIPILPAYLASIGQGGTAAGLMIAIFAGAQLIMSPIAGKWADQYGRRKMIIYGLAGLTLSMFVFYFSNSVTVLYISRAIGGAGAALLIPAIFAYVADITTMDQRAKGNSYVSAAMSLGIVIGPGIGGFLAEYDLKLPLLVSAIVSGLAVLFSVLLLQESEKHDATAMAPDEGSMLKKLGTSFKKPYFVPLVITLVMSFGLMAYESVLGLFVDDQFGASPKDIAIMVTSTGIISVIAQIFIVDKLSRSLGEGKVLNLFLFIAALGFLLSLFTSSYGGFFAITLVIFLATSILRPVLNTMISKLAGNEQGFAMGMNNAYMSIGNVLGPTLAGVLYDVNILYPFALGLIFLVVTFIGSFIWQKRQSRLIKKVEQTS